From Chryseobacterium shandongense, the proteins below share one genomic window:
- a CDS encoding MlaD family protein: MKFSKELKAGIIALIAVVGFVILFQFMKGRSLFTTDNIFYAKYDNVEGLAQSAPVSINGLKVGQVDKIIPHTSQDGKIDFLVKITVDNNFEFSKNSTLEIFEPGLMSGKEMRINLMYGGPTAKDGDTLKGAFKLGTLGSLSSQVGPVKDQLQTVLYRVDSLMANANQVVNAQNREEIRALLSNLNKTVAALQTTAGSVNSLVGHNDPKLQKVLDDASVTMQTGKVTLDKYGNLAESIDTQKLNATIANLDATVGKLNQVVTGINSGQGSLGKLMKDEELYNNLNSASTNLNSLIEDVKANPKRYVNFSVFGKNSKD, translated from the coding sequence GTGAAGTTCAGTAAAGAATTAAAAGCTGGGATAATCGCATTGATAGCCGTTGTAGGCTTTGTGATCCTTTTCCAATTCATGAAAGGCCGTAGCCTTTTTACTACAGATAATATATTTTACGCAAAATATGATAACGTGGAAGGACTCGCCCAGTCGGCACCGGTTTCCATTAATGGATTAAAAGTAGGGCAAGTAGACAAAATCATACCCCATACTTCCCAGGATGGAAAAATTGATTTCCTTGTAAAAATTACAGTTGATAATAATTTTGAATTTTCAAAAAATTCAACCCTTGAAATTTTTGAACCTGGGTTAATGTCAGGAAAAGAGATGAGAATCAACTTAATGTACGGAGGTCCTACAGCAAAAGACGGAGATACCTTAAAAGGAGCTTTTAAATTGGGAACCTTAGGAAGCCTCTCTTCCCAGGTAGGTCCAGTAAAAGATCAGCTTCAGACCGTTTTATACAGAGTAGATTCTTTAATGGCTAATGCAAACCAAGTAGTGAACGCCCAAAATAGAGAAGAAATTAGAGCTCTGCTTTCTAATCTTAATAAAACAGTTGCGGCTCTACAAACTACTGCAGGAAGTGTTAACAGCCTTGTTGGGCATAATGATCCAAAGCTTCAAAAAGTTTTGGACGATGCAAGTGTTACCATGCAAACCGGTAAGGTAACTTTGGATAAGTACGGAAACCTTGCAGAAAGTATCGATACTCAAAAACTTAATGCTACAATCGCAAATCTTGATGCTACTGTAGGAAAACTTAATCAAGTAGTTACTGGAATAAATAGTGGGCAGGGAAGTTTAGGAAAGCTGATGAAAGACGAAGAATTATATAATAATCTTAACTCTGCATCTACCAACCTGAACTCATTAATTGAAGATGTAAAAGCAAATCCTAAGAGATACGTTAACTTCTCAGTATTCGGGAAGAATAGTAAAGACTAA
- a CDS encoding (Fe-S)-binding protein, translated as MAYIDNIVFLILLVAGFGLFAKSLQKIYRNIRLGREIKRNDRKGERWETMARVALGQSKMVKHPVAGILHLFVYVGFVIINIELLEIVVDGIFGTHRFLATIFGNTFYSYFTATLEVLALLVVIGVVTFFIRRNFYGVKRLTMKELFGWPKEDANWILIIEFALMVAFFMMNASDSILQERGYDHFARLGSFPISQVIFVPFLEVFSFDDGFLFGIERASWWFHFVGILFFMNYLYYSKHLHIILAFPSTWYANLERKGKFNNLDSVTQEIKLMMDPNADPYAAPAADAEAPSKFGAEDVFDLNQVQLLNAYSCTECGRCTAVCPANITGKKLSPRLILMKTRDRLEEVGRNIDKNGKFEDDGKKLLNDYITKEELWACTTCNACTEACPVLLDPLSIIFDMRRFLVMEQSAAPQELNLMMANVENNAAPWQYNQADRLNWAND; from the coding sequence ATGGCATATATCGATAATATTGTTTTTCTTATTTTATTAGTTGCAGGTTTTGGGTTGTTTGCAAAAAGCCTTCAAAAGATATATAGAAATATCAGATTAGGGCGTGAGATCAAACGTAACGACAGAAAAGGAGAACGCTGGGAAACCATGGCTAGAGTGGCTTTGGGACAGAGCAAAATGGTAAAACATCCGGTAGCTGGTATTTTACACCTTTTCGTGTATGTCGGGTTTGTTATCATTAATATAGAACTTTTAGAAATCGTCGTAGACGGAATTTTTGGGACTCATAGATTTTTAGCAACAATCTTCGGAAATACTTTCTACAGTTATTTTACGGCAACGCTGGAAGTGTTGGCATTGCTGGTTGTAATAGGAGTTGTAACATTTTTTATACGGAGAAATTTCTATGGAGTAAAAAGGCTTACGATGAAAGAGCTATTCGGATGGCCGAAAGAAGATGCGAACTGGATTCTTATTATTGAATTTGCGCTTATGGTCGCTTTCTTTATGATGAACGCTTCAGATTCTATTCTTCAGGAGAGAGGCTATGATCATTTTGCACGTCTTGGATCTTTCCCGATTAGTCAGGTTATTTTTGTACCTTTCTTAGAAGTTTTTAGTTTTGATGACGGATTTTTGTTCGGAATTGAAAGAGCATCATGGTGGTTTCACTTTGTAGGCATTCTGTTCTTTATGAATTACCTCTATTATTCAAAACATTTACATATTATCTTAGCTTTTCCAAGTACCTGGTACGCCAATCTGGAAAGGAAAGGAAAATTCAACAATCTGGATTCCGTTACTCAGGAAATAAAATTAATGATGGACCCTAATGCTGATCCGTATGCTGCTCCAGCTGCTGATGCAGAAGCTCCTTCAAAATTTGGTGCGGAAGATGTTTTTGATCTGAATCAAGTACAGCTGTTAAATGCCTATTCCTGTACGGAATGCGGTCGTTGTACTGCTGTTTGTCCGGCCAATATTACCGGTAAAAAGCTTTCACCGAGATTAATTTTAATGAAAACCCGCGACCGTCTTGAAGAAGTGGGAAGAAATATAGACAAAAACGGAAAGTTTGAAGATGATGGTAAAAAATTGTTGAATGATTATATTACCAAAGAAGAGCTTTGGGCATGTACTACATGTAATGCATGTACAGAAGCCTGCCCGGTGCTGCTTGATCCGCTTTCAATTATCTTTGATATGAGACGATTCCTGGTGATGGAACAGTCTGCTGCACCGCAGGAACTGAACCTGATGATGGCCAACGTAGAAAATAATGCTGCTCCTTGGCAATATAACCAGGCGGACCGTCTGAATTGGGCTAATGACTGA
- a CDS encoding GNAT family N-acetyltransferase, with amino-acid sequence MAEIIEYRKDLAPYFKQINMDWLEKYFVAEPYDVEVLSNPEKYILEKGGNIYFVAEEGIPKGAVALMNNEYGELELTKMGVDESAQGKGYGNLLIQHCIQKAREIGVKDLILYSNTKLSPAIHLYKKFGFVEVPVEKSEYARCDIKMIKSLL; translated from the coding sequence ATGGCTGAAATAATTGAATACAGAAAAGATTTAGCTCCATATTTTAAACAAATCAATATGGACTGGCTTGAAAAATATTTCGTGGCAGAGCCCTATGATGTAGAAGTGCTTTCCAATCCTGAAAAATATATTCTGGAGAAAGGCGGGAATATTTATTTTGTTGCAGAAGAGGGTATTCCCAAAGGCGCAGTAGCCTTGATGAATAATGAATACGGTGAGCTCGAACTTACCAAAATGGGAGTCGATGAATCTGCACAGGGAAAAGGATATGGCAACCTGCTGATTCAGCATTGTATACAAAAAGCAAGGGAAATTGGGGTAAAAGATCTTATTTTGTACTCCAACACCAAATTATCACCTGCCATTCACCTCTATAAAAAATTCGGATTTGTGGAGGTTCCTGTTGAAAAATCGGAGTATGCCCGATGTGATATTAAAATGATAAAGTCTCTTTTATAA
- a CDS encoding (Fe-S)-binding protein, with product MDFNIKTMAEYAAEGRSPEVLFWVGCAGSFDDRAKKITKAFCKILNKIGVEFAVLGQEESCTGDPAKRAGNEFVFQMMALTNIEVLNAYEVKKIVTACPHCFNTLKNEYPGLGGKYEVIHHTQFLRNLMEEGRLKIEGGAFRGKKITFHDPCYLGRANDEYEAPRVLLEKLDAELVEMKRCKTNGLCCGAGGAQMFKEPEKGNKDINIERTEEALSFEPKIIATGCPFCNTMMTDGVKHFNKNHEVAVKDIVELLAEAEDL from the coding sequence ATGGATTTCAATATAAAAACAATGGCAGAATATGCTGCCGAAGGAAGATCACCGGAAGTTCTTTTCTGGGTGGGCTGCGCAGGAAGTTTTGACGACCGTGCCAAAAAAATTACGAAGGCATTTTGTAAAATATTAAATAAAATCGGGGTTGAATTTGCTGTTTTAGGACAGGAAGAAAGCTGCACCGGCGATCCTGCAAAACGTGCAGGAAATGAATTCGTTTTTCAGATGATGGCTTTAACAAATATTGAAGTGCTGAACGCTTATGAAGTCAAGAAAATTGTAACTGCTTGTCCGCACTGCTTCAATACACTTAAAAATGAATATCCGGGATTAGGAGGAAAGTATGAGGTTATTCATCATACTCAATTCCTTAGGAACCTTATGGAAGAAGGGAGATTAAAAATTGAAGGAGGCGCATTCAGGGGCAAAAAGATTACCTTCCATGATCCTTGTTATCTGGGAAGAGCAAATGATGAATATGAAGCGCCACGAGTTTTGCTTGAAAAGCTGGACGCCGAACTGGTAGAAATGAAACGCTGCAAAACAAACGGTTTATGCTGTGGTGCAGGAGGTGCTCAAATGTTTAAAGAACCGGAAAAAGGAAATAAAGATATCAATATTGAACGTACTGAAGAAGCATTATCATTCGAGCCTAAAATAATTGCAACAGGTTGTCCTTTCTGTAATACGATGATGACTGATGGTGTAAAACATTTTAACAAAAACCACGAAGTTGCCGTAAAAGATATTGTAGAACTTTTAGCTGAAGCGGAAGATTTATAA
- a CDS encoding glycosyltransferase translates to MKIPKILFLTTAHRHDDDRIFYHQAKALKEQGYEVKICSLSSEFQGKIDGIEIEAYAVLERSISEKKKILEKVCKEYQPDTAICSEPLAVIAAESIKKHKNISIIYDITEWYPSMRMVEQYSFPLNVFHAIKFFLVQLYAGFISTHYIFGENTKKFPLAYLFPFKKSIVLPYYPDNMYITPKINSLHPNKITLCYTGQFSEEKGIGNFFSAADSLRKKVPQLSISILLIGSSRKEKDEKYFSEQIKKYQFENLKIERPASFETFTEAYADADICFDLRTMNYENHHCLPIKIFYYAASGKPVIYTNLKATRQHVDVSKFGFLVDPENSDQISDCILKYSNNPALYSEHAQNARKEYEEKYNWNGIKNNFINFVKKSLA, encoded by the coding sequence ATGAAAATACCTAAAATCCTTTTTTTAACAACCGCTCACCGGCATGATGATGACAGAATATTCTATCATCAGGCAAAAGCATTGAAAGAACAAGGGTATGAGGTTAAGATATGCAGCCTTTCTTCAGAATTCCAGGGAAAAATTGACGGGATTGAAATAGAAGCGTACGCTGTTCTGGAAAGGAGTATTTCAGAAAAAAAGAAAATTCTGGAAAAAGTATGCAAAGAATATCAGCCTGACACAGCAATCTGCTCAGAACCTTTGGCAGTTATAGCGGCTGAAAGTATCAAAAAGCATAAAAATATAAGTATTATCTACGATATCACGGAATGGTATCCTTCCATGAGAATGGTGGAGCAATATTCTTTTCCGTTAAATGTTTTTCATGCAATAAAGTTTTTTCTCGTTCAGTTGTACGCCGGATTCATCAGCACCCATTATATTTTCGGAGAGAATACTAAAAAATTTCCGCTGGCGTATTTATTTCCTTTTAAAAAATCCATCGTGTTACCTTATTATCCTGATAATATGTATATCACGCCAAAAATAAATAGTTTACATCCCAATAAAATAACACTTTGTTATACCGGACAGTTTTCTGAGGAGAAAGGGATTGGTAATTTCTTTTCGGCAGCGGACAGCTTAAGAAAAAAAGTACCTCAGCTTTCAATCTCAATCCTTTTGATTGGCAGTTCGAGAAAAGAAAAGGACGAAAAATATTTTTCGGAACAGATAAAAAAGTATCAATTTGAAAACCTTAAAATAGAAAGGCCGGCTTCTTTTGAAACATTTACAGAAGCTTATGCCGATGCCGATATTTGTTTTGATTTGAGAACCATGAATTACGAAAACCACCACTGTCTGCCAATTAAAATATTTTATTATGCAGCCTCTGGAAAACCTGTAATCTACACCAATTTAAAGGCTACAAGACAACATGTTGATGTTTCAAAATTCGGGTTTCTGGTTGATCCTGAAAATTCTGATCAAATTTCAGACTGTATATTAAAATATAGTAATAATCCAGCGCTTTATTCGGAACATGCTCAAAATGCAAGGAAGGAGTATGAGGAAAAGTATAACTGGAATGGTATTAAGAATAATTTTATCAACTTCGTCAAAAAATCATTAGCATAA
- a CDS encoding MATE family efflux transporter, producing MKEAIFKTFVSRFLILILNFGLVIYSTNMWGSSGKGVISIIIADLSIISFFANIFVGSSMSYFARKFRTEEILSFAYIWAVLIGILVPVIFSFSRSAEYFYFLIALSVTSSLLSANINLFVGQQNIKLFNLYTILQQLVHIVFIVIIVYVIKFASVNAYFVAQICCFVLLFIASFFQISKSLEVKKIAFSREIGLKLFSYGWKTQLSAFLQFLNNRLSFYYLEYFKGIVSVGIFSVGIAFSEAVWTVSRSLSVVLYSDVVNSTDSNNAIEKTKISLRVSFLVTLLFLVIMLLIPADWYAMIFGKDFRQTKEIILWLAPGILAIAVSNIIGYYFAGINKLRILNVKSLAGLLFTIISSFYIVPKWGIKGACIINSASYCLSSGVLFWRFYQITEFHIRDFILSKKEIDLLIKKILKIHA from the coding sequence ATGAAGGAGGCTATTTTTAAAACTTTTGTTTCCCGGTTTTTGATTCTGATCCTAAACTTCGGACTGGTAATTTATTCCACCAATATGTGGGGGAGTAGTGGAAAAGGAGTGATATCAATTATTATTGCAGACCTTTCAATCATCAGTTTTTTCGCTAATATTTTCGTGGGCAGCAGCATGAGTTACTTTGCACGGAAATTCAGGACAGAGGAAATACTGTCTTTTGCTTATATTTGGGCAGTGCTCATAGGAATTCTTGTTCCGGTTATATTTAGTTTCAGCCGTTCTGCTGAATATTTTTATTTTCTTATTGCGCTCTCTGTAACGTCTTCGCTTCTGTCTGCCAACATCAATCTTTTTGTGGGACAGCAGAATATTAAATTGTTCAATTTATACACGATATTACAACAACTTGTTCATATCGTATTCATCGTAATAATTGTTTATGTAATAAAATTTGCTTCCGTTAATGCGTATTTCGTTGCGCAGATATGTTGTTTTGTCTTATTATTTATCGCAAGTTTTTTCCAGATATCAAAATCTCTGGAGGTAAAAAAAATAGCTTTCAGCAGAGAAATTGGCCTGAAGCTATTCAGCTATGGCTGGAAGACACAATTAAGCGCCTTTCTCCAATTTTTGAATAACAGGCTGTCATTTTATTATCTTGAATATTTTAAAGGTATTGTAAGTGTGGGTATATTTTCCGTTGGGATCGCTTTTTCTGAAGCGGTCTGGACGGTAAGCCGAAGCCTTTCCGTAGTATTGTATTCCGACGTTGTAAATAGTACAGATTCTAATAATGCAATTGAAAAAACAAAGATATCGCTGCGTGTCAGCTTCCTTGTTACTTTATTATTTCTTGTTATTATGCTGTTGATACCGGCTGATTGGTACGCTATGATTTTCGGGAAAGATTTCAGACAGACGAAAGAAATTATTTTATGGCTTGCACCAGGGATTTTGGCTATTGCAGTAAGCAATATTATCGGATACTATTTTGCAGGAATCAATAAATTAAGAATTCTCAATGTTAAATCTCTTGCAGGACTTCTATTTACCATCATTTCATCGTTTTATATCGTTCCTAAATGGGGAATAAAGGGAGCCTGTATTATCAACTCGGCCTCATATTGCCTTTCATCGGGGGTTTTGTTCTGGAGGTTTTACCAGATTACTGAATTTCACATTCGTGATTTTATCCTCTCTAAAAAAGAAATTGATCTCCTGATAAAGAAAATTCTGAAAATTCATGCTTGA
- the serS gene encoding serine--tRNA ligase produces MLQVNFLRDNKERVLEGLKKRQFRNLELVDHAIATDDERRKIQFELDSQLSESNKISKEIGLLMKEGKKEEAESAKSKTAQLKESTSELKSQLDVKEKELINILYQLPNIPHEQVKSGASADDNEIVYQSHDVEGLGEGAIPHWELAKKYNLIDFELGVKIAGAGFPVYLGKGARLQRALVQYFLDKNVEKGYMEVNPPHVVNEASGYGTGQLPDKEGQMYFINEDNLYLIPTAEVPVTNLYRDVLFEEKDLPIKNTAFSQCYRREAGSYGAHVRGLNRLHQFEKVEIVRIEKPENSYTVLEEMVEHIKEILSDLELPYRVLRLCGGDTGFASAMTYDFEVWSAAQEKWLEVSSVSNFETFQANRLKCRYKTDGKSQLVHTLNGSAMALPRIMAALLENNQTEEGIKLPKKVAEYAKFHLIS; encoded by the coding sequence ATGTTACAAGTCAATTTTTTGCGCGACAACAAAGAGCGCGTTTTAGAAGGTCTTAAAAAAAGACAATTCAGAAATCTTGAGTTGGTAGATCATGCTATTGCTACCGATGACGAAAGAAGAAAAATTCAATTTGAATTGGATTCCCAGCTTTCCGAAAGCAACAAAATTTCCAAAGAAATCGGTCTTTTGATGAAAGAAGGAAAAAAGGAAGAAGCCGAATCTGCAAAATCTAAAACAGCACAGCTAAAAGAGTCGACGTCCGAATTGAAATCTCAATTAGATGTCAAAGAAAAAGAACTGATCAATATTTTATACCAACTTCCGAATATTCCTCATGAACAGGTGAAGAGTGGTGCTTCTGCAGACGATAATGAAATTGTTTATCAGTCTCATGATGTAGAAGGGCTTGGTGAAGGAGCAATCCCACATTGGGAACTGGCAAAAAAATACAACCTCATCGATTTTGAACTGGGTGTAAAAATTGCCGGTGCAGGATTTCCTGTTTACTTAGGAAAAGGAGCGCGTTTGCAGAGAGCTTTGGTTCAGTATTTTTTGGATAAAAATGTAGAAAAAGGATATATGGAGGTTAATCCTCCTCATGTGGTAAATGAAGCTTCCGGATACGGAACAGGCCAGCTTCCGGACAAGGAAGGACAAATGTATTTTATTAATGAAGATAATTTGTATCTAATTCCAACCGCAGAAGTACCGGTAACTAATCTGTACCGTGATGTATTGTTTGAAGAAAAAGATTTGCCCATTAAAAATACAGCTTTTTCTCAGTGCTACAGAAGGGAAGCGGGAAGCTACGGTGCTCACGTGAGAGGCTTAAATCGTCTTCATCAGTTTGAAAAAGTAGAAATTGTAAGAATTGAAAAGCCTGAAAATTCTTATACGGTTTTAGAAGAAATGGTAGAACATATCAAAGAAATATTGAGTGATCTGGAGCTTCCATACCGAGTACTGAGACTTTGTGGAGGAGATACCGGTTTTGCTTCAGCAATGACTTATGATTTCGAGGTTTGGAGTGCTGCGCAGGAGAAGTGGCTTGAAGTAAGCTCAGTTTCCAATTTTGAAACATTCCAGGCTAACAGATTAAAATGTCGTTACAAAACAGACGGAAAATCCCAGCTGGTACACACTTTAAATGGATCTGCTATGGCATTACCAAGAATTATGGCTGCGTTACTGGAAAACAATCAGACGGAAGAAGGTATTAAACTTCCTAAAAAAGTCGCTGAATATGCGAAGTTCCATTTGATCAGCTAA
- a CDS encoding T9SS type A sorting domain-containing protein: MLIKLHFSKSRNYLVSKSRKVLLTGFTLSMILLSITAKAQTTVTIPNLTTTSSFTGPFANNTRTYQMIIDDTQLTALNGKYLTSISFRLPSTAAAAWPAANTTYSDYQIYLSDGVDPVNRQLNFAANIVGAQTQVRSGSLLIPAGSVSNNGTFTFEITFNTPYLYTGTNLAIEVRHTGSSGNSTSVDAVGTSASGYGSLFTACWASTGNVMQGNFTYVKINSANSLGVKSVEIDGGASVYPNPAKDQLNVKSSNEIVELHIFNMAGQKVLSQKISEKNPQLNISMLTTGNYILQTIDKNGNSTSTRFIKE; the protein is encoded by the coding sequence ATGCTTATAAAACTACATTTTTCAAAATCCAGAAACTATTTAGTATCAAAATCCCGTAAAGTTCTATTAACAGGCTTTACATTAAGTATGATTTTGCTATCTATTACTGCAAAAGCGCAAACTACGGTAACCATACCTAATTTAACGACAACAAGTTCCTTCACAGGACCTTTCGCTAACAACACCAGAACATACCAGATGATTATTGATGACACTCAGCTTACTGCTCTTAATGGCAAATATCTGACATCAATTTCTTTCAGACTACCCTCCACCGCTGCTGCGGCATGGCCAGCAGCAAATACTACGTATTCTGATTATCAGATCTATCTAAGTGACGGTGTTGATCCAGTTAACCGTCAGCTCAATTTTGCTGCCAATATAGTTGGAGCTCAGACACAGGTTCGTTCAGGGAGTCTTTTAATTCCTGCGGGTTCAGTCTCTAACAATGGTACTTTCACTTTTGAAATTACATTCAACACTCCGTACTTATATACAGGTACAAATTTGGCAATAGAAGTACGTCACACGGGAAGCAGCGGCAATTCAACTTCTGTTGATGCTGTAGGAACAAGTGCTTCGGGATATGGCAGTCTTTTCACAGCTTGCTGGGCAAGCACAGGTAATGTAATGCAGGGCAACTTTACCTATGTAAAAATAAATTCTGCAAATTCACTAGGAGTAAAATCGGTGGAAATAGATGGCGGCGCATCCGTGTATCCAAATCCTGCAAAAGATCAGTTAAATGTAAAATCCTCTAATGAGATTGTTGAATTACATATTTTCAATATGGCCGGACAAAAAGTACTTTCTCAAAAAATTTCGGAGAAAAATCCACAGTTAAATATCTCAATGTTAACCACAGGAAATTATATTCTTCAGACAATTGATAAAAACGGGAATTCAACTTCGACGCGGTTCATCAAAGAATAA
- a CDS encoding sulfite exporter TauE/SafE family protein produces the protein MEIALIVSAIGLGFASGFHCIGMCGPIALSMGLSKKQATNYYLQNLTYQFGRIFTYSLLGAILGIIGEGFEMAGIQKYLTIAVGILLIVMAVFSFGGKDFASKIPFFSKFLFKVKSNLGKLLQKADYRSRFTTGILNGFLPCGMVYMALTASLASGGIWQGALYMALFGLGTLPFMFAIVLLGNLMNQAFRVKVLKMIPVVMIILGGLFIVRGLELGIPYLSPRAEAMTISKENQGDCHLPGDHHKHNHNNTNCH, from the coding sequence ATGGAAATAGCACTTATTGTATCGGCGATTGGATTGGGTTTTGCCTCCGGCTTTCACTGTATCGGAATGTGCGGACCTATTGCCTTGTCGATGGGATTATCGAAAAAGCAGGCTACCAATTATTATCTTCAGAACCTCACCTATCAATTTGGAAGAATATTTACCTACTCACTTTTAGGAGCTATTCTGGGGATTATTGGAGAAGGTTTTGAAATGGCAGGAATTCAGAAATATCTTACCATTGCTGTCGGAATCCTATTAATCGTAATGGCTGTATTTTCTTTCGGAGGAAAAGATTTTGCTTCAAAAATTCCATTTTTTTCTAAATTTTTATTTAAGGTAAAATCCAATTTGGGAAAATTATTGCAAAAGGCAGATTACCGTTCAAGATTTACAACAGGAATCTTAAATGGGTTCCTACCCTGCGGAATGGTTTATATGGCATTAACGGCAAGCCTTGCAAGTGGTGGAATATGGCAGGGAGCATTGTACATGGCTCTTTTCGGTTTGGGAACATTACCATTCATGTTTGCCATTGTTCTTTTGGGAAATCTTATGAATCAGGCTTTCAGGGTAAAAGTACTAAAGATGATTCCGGTGGTAATGATTATTTTAGGAGGACTATTTATTGTCAGAGGCCTTGAGTTGGGCATTCCTTATCTATCTCCAAGAGCAGAAGCAATGACAATATCAAAAGAGAACCAGGGAGACTGCCATTTACCTGGCGATCATCACAAGCATAATCATAACAATACAAATTGTCATTAA
- a CDS encoding FixH family protein, with product MKKFTWGHGVVIALLSFMAFILSMLFLFPNGQKNSEMVTDNYYEEELKYQDVIDAKKRADDLQEKPVYSQDKNGIKITFPKDYDNSNTTVKFVLNRTDDQNLDIKKAVQLDAGKSFLIPAQVLKIGNYTLRLSWTKDKTDYRMDYDVIWK from the coding sequence ATGAAAAAATTCACTTGGGGGCATGGTGTAGTGATCGCATTGTTATCGTTTATGGCATTTATCTTATCAATGTTATTTCTCTTCCCGAATGGACAGAAGAATTCTGAAATGGTAACTGATAATTACTATGAAGAAGAGCTGAAATATCAGGATGTTATCGATGCTAAAAAGAGAGCCGATGATTTGCAGGAAAAACCAGTCTACAGCCAGGATAAAAACGGAATAAAAATCACTTTTCCGAAAGATTATGATAATTCAAATACGACCGTAAAATTTGTTCTGAATAGAACCGACGATCAGAATCTGGATATAAAAAAAGCTGTACAGCTTGATGCAGGCAAATCATTTTTGATCCCTGCCCAGGTTTTAAAAATAGGAAATTACACCTTACGGTTAAGCTGGACTAAGGATAAAACAGATTACAGAATGGATTATGATGTGATATGGAAATAG